A part of Periophthalmus magnuspinnatus isolate fPerMag1 chromosome 19, fPerMag1.2.pri, whole genome shotgun sequence genomic DNA contains:
- the LOC117387597 gene encoding 4-hydroxyphenylpyruvate dioxygenase-like protein — protein MAAYIQRLHHISLHVSSADKISRELVSKFKFNLFAARLQDKSRQFAFKKGRAVFVVNERPNLGKTRLNERHEPNLEDFQAGKLNRESLSACLYDVTPHYSVDTVANVCFEVENVQRSFHTLRQLGCTFLVPPTTVRDDGGAVTYSVVKSIVGNVCHTLIDKSEYEGGFLPGFKLVGDARKDEEDATCPVTHFDHVTYACPRRFTHSVMDWYEKLFGFKRFFIGSGEDPDEGFVLDQEGIGLRLTAMEYWKCSEKGLTLPSAHQREPDCKFVIAESLPEQGRNQVDQFLQQHRGAGIQHIGLYTDDILSTAQSMSRAGVSFFCPPPAYYTEVGKQQEIVEAGHSPELLSQHGILLDTDLQDTEGTRDKTQGHERRYLLQVFTRPLFSEDTFFLELIERRGASGFGEGNIRALWKSVQTYMEKEEKNNKNNQTLQSAKG, from the exons ATGGCCGCGTACATCCAGCGCTTACACCACATTTCTCTGCACGTCTCCAGCGCGGACAAAATCTCCCGGGAGCTcgtttcaaagttcaaattcaACCTTTTCGCGGCGAGACTCCAGGACAAGTCCAGACAGTTCGCGTTTAAGAAGGGAAGAGCCGTGTTTGTGGTGAACGAGAGGCCGAATCTGGGTAAAACTCGATTGAATGAACGACACGAGCCGAATCTGGAGGATTTTCAAGCCGGAAAACTGAACCGTGAAAGTTTATCCGCGTGTCTTTATGATGTAACTCCTCATTACTCTGTGGACACCGTcgcaaatgtgtgttttgaagTTGAAAACGTGCAGAGGTCATTCCACACTTTGCGCCAGTTGGGTTGTACGTTCCTGGTCCCGCCCACCACTGTGCGTGATGACGGCGGCGCGGTGACGTACTCCGTGGTCAAATCCATCGTGGGAAACGTGTGTCACACTCTCATCGATAAGTCTGAGTACGAGGGCGGGTTTCTGCCCGGGTTCAAACTCGTTGGAGACGCGCGTAAAGATGAAGAGGACGCGACGTGCCCAGTGACGCACTTTGACCACGTGACGTACGCGTGTCCGCGGAGGTTCACGCACAGCGTCATGGACTGGTACGAGAAGCTGTTTGGGTTTAAAAGGTTTTTCATTGGCAG TGGTGAAGACCCAGACGAGGGCTTCGTGCTGGACCAGGAGGGCATAGGTCTCCGTCTCACCGCCATGGAGTACTGGAAGTGCAGCGAGAAGGGTCTGACTCTGCCGTCGGCCCACCAGAGGGAGCCAGACTGCAAGTTTGTCATCGCCGAGTCGCTTCCTgaacaag GGCGTAACCAGGTGGACCAGTTCCTGCAGCAGCACCGAGGAGCAGGGATCCAGCACATCGGCCTCTACACCGACGACATCCTGTCCACGGCCCAGAGCATGAGCCGGGCCGGGGTCAGCTTCTTCTGCCCGCCCCCGGCCTACTACACCGAG GTGGGGAAGCAGCAGGAGATCGTAGAAGCAGGTCACAGCCCCGAGCTTCTGTCTCAACACGGGATCCTCCTGGACACGgacctgcaggacacagaggggacgaGAGACAAGACACAGGGACACGAGAGGAG ATACCTGCTCCAGGTGTTCACGCGGCCGCTGTTTTCCGAGGACACGTTTTTCCTGGAGCTGATCGAGCGGCGAGGAGCGTCCGGGTTTGGAGAGGGAAACATCCGAGCGCTCTGGAAATCTGTGCAAACGTAcatggagaaagaggaaaagaacaacaagaacaaccaAACGCTCCAGTCGGCCAAAGGCTAA
- the LOC117387010 gene encoding NLR family CARD domain-containing protein 3-like, with amino-acid sequence MDQRETREDGAPPSIKAHRPAPGASAVSFKSDESIGRWINFKREHGPEIHQKHPPSEPGPICESLRSDMSMDHPLNFATEPVEQQGPEVSSGQHHQTQLDSIFKLLEEDIFTFVQKELKKLHKVLSTDYPECLEPEEDEEQRSSSEAVLKITLNFLRRMKQKELAERLRSRSYFGIHLRKLKSNLQQKFECVFEGIAKAGNPTLLNQIYTELYITEGGSSEVNQEHEVRHMETASRKPDPAETPITCEDMFKGPAHTHGPIRTVLTKGVAGIGKTVLTQKFSLDWAEGKANQDIQLLFPFTFRALNVLKERSFSLVTLVHHFFSQTQTELCSFEHLQVLFIFDGLDECRLPLDFTKTKALTDPTESASVHVLLVNLIRGSLLPSARLWITTRPAAANQIPAECISMVTEVRGFTDPQKEQYFRKRFKDKADTIISHIKMSRSLHIMCYMPIFCWIAATVLEHVLKSRERGELPKTLTQMYIHFLVVQAKVKNIKYEEGSETDPHWSPETRKMVKSLGKLAFEQLQKGNLIFYEHDLSECGLDAAAASVYSGVFTQVFREEPGLYQDKVYGFIHLSVQEFLAALHVHQTFMNKGINLLVEKRSAISLLKNHKIYKDLLKFYQTAVDQALQSPNGHLDLLLRFLLGLSLSTNQSLLQGLLKETGSCSLTNQETAEYIKTKLSEDVSAERSINLLHCLNELNDRSLVKQIQQYLSSGRLSEDELSPAQWSALAFILLSSEEDLEQFELTKYSSSEEAFLRLLPVVKASNKALLSGCNLSEKSYDALSSVLSSQSSSLRVLDLSLNDLKDSELEMLSVGLRSPHCKLEQLRLRQCDLSESSCDALSSVLSSQSSSLRVVDLSFNDLKDSGLKMLSVGLKSPHCKLDQLSLSLCGLSPHSCGPLASVLSSSSLTHLDLSHNDLQDSGVELLCSGLKSAPCRLETLRLSGCLVSQRGGAALASALSSAPSHLRELDLSYNHPGPSAELLTALQDQRPLLSVRLSPAGERWMNPIWRYFCDLTLDPNTAHRKLKLSDNNKKVTCVTEEQPYPDHQDRFEIRPQILCSTGLTGRCYWEVQWRGDVCISVSYRGIRRKGDSDDSEFGGNDQSWSLECSAGGFSVYHNNKRTSLPQSCPSSSGTVSVFVDCPAGSLSFYTVSSDQLTHLHTFNTTFTHTLIPGFEVWSENSSVSLCPTDSPSSV; translated from the exons GATCCACCAGAAACATCCTCCATCTGAACCTGGTCCCATCTGTGAGTCCCTCAGGAGTGACATGTCTATGGACCATCCACTTAATTTTGCCACAGAACC AGTGGAGCAGCAGGGTCCAGAGGTCTCCAGTGGTCAGCACCATcagacacagctggactccatatttaag CTTCTGGAGGAGGACATCTTCACTTTTGTCCAGAAGGAGCTGAAGAAGCTCCACAAGGTTCTGAGTacagattacccagaatgcttagagccagaggaggatgaagagcagaggagcagcagtgaggCTGTTCTGAAGATCACACTGAACTTCCTGAGGAGGATGAAGCAGAAGGAGCTGGCTGAGCGTCTGAGGAGCA GGAGTTATTTTGGAATTCATCTTCGTAAACTGAAGTCTAACCTGCAGCagaagtttgagtgtgtgtttgagggcatcgctaaagcaggaaaccccacccttctgaatcagatctacacagagctctacatcacagagggagggtcttcagaggtcaaccaggaacatgaggtcagacacatggaAACAGCCTCCAGGAAACCAGACCCAGCAGAGACACCCATCACATGtgaagacatgtttaaaggcccagctcacacacatggaccaatcagaacagtgctgacaaagggagtggctggcatcgggaaaacagtgctcactcagaagttcagtctggactgggctgaaggcaaagccaaccaggacatacagctgctgttcccgttcactttcagagcactcaatgtGCTGAAGGAGAGAAGCTTCAGCTTGGTGACACTTGTTCATCACTTCTttagtcaaacacaaacagaactctgcagctttgaacacctccaggtgctcttcatctttgacggtctggacgagtgcagacTTCCTCTGGACTTCACCAAAACCAAGGCCCTGACCGACCCCACAGAGTCCGCCTCAGTGCACGTGCTGCTGGTAAACCTCATCAGGGGGAGCCTGCTTCCCTCCGCTCGCCTCTGGATAACCACACGACCTGCTGCGGCCAATCAGATCCCTGCTGAgtgcatctccatggtgacagaggtcagagggttcaCTGACCCGCAGAAGGAGCAGTACTTTAGGAAGAGGTTCAAGGATAAGGCAGACACAatcatctcccacatcaagATGTCCAGAAGCCTCCACATCATGTGCTACATGCCAATCTTCTGCTGGATCGCTGCCACAGTCCTGGAGCATGTgttgaaaagcagagagagaggagagctgccCAAGACCCTGACTCAGATGtacatccacttcctggtggTTCAGGCCAAAGTCAAGAACATCAAGTATGAAGAAGGATCTGAGACAGACCCACACTGGAGTCCAGAGACCAGGAAGATGGTGAAGTCTCTAggaaaactggcctttgagcagctgcagaaaggaaaccTGATCTTCTATGAGCATGACCTGAGTGAGTGTGGACTGGACGCTGCAGCAgcctcagtgtactctggagtgttcacacaggtctttagagaggagccagggctgtaccaggacaaggtctatggcttcatccatctgagtgtgcaggagtttctggctgctcttcatGTCCACCAAACCTTCATGAACAAAGGGATCAATCTGCTAGTAGAGAAAAGGTCTGCGATCTCTCTGTTAAAgaatcacaaaatttacaaagaTTTGCTCAAATTCTACCAGACAGCTGTGGACCAGGCCTTACAGAGTCCAAATGGACACCTGGACCTGCTCCTTCGCTTCCTCCTGGGTCTTTCACTGTCGACCAATCAAAGCCTTCTACAAGGTCTGTTGAAAGAGACAGGAAGTTGCTCCCTGACCAATCAGGAAACAGCTGAGTACATCAAGACGAAGCTGAGTGAGGAtgtgtctgcagagaggagcatcaacctgctccactgtctgaatgaactgaatgatCGTTCTCTGGTGAAGCAGATCCAACAGTATCTGAGTTCAGGACGTCTGTCTGAAGATGAACTGTCTCCTGCTCAGTGGTCAGCTCTGGCCTTCATCTTACTCTCATCAGAAGAAGACCTGGAGCAGTTTGAGCTGACGAAATACTCTTCTTCAGAGGAGGCTTTCCTGAGGCTGCTGCCAGTGGTCAAGGCCTCCAACAAAGCTCT actgAGCGGCTGTAACCTGTCAGAGAAAAGCTATGATgctctgtcctcagtcctcagctcccagtcctctagtctgagAGTCCTGGATCTCAGTCTCAACGACTTGAAGGACTCTGAACTGGAGATGTTGTCTGTTGGTCTGAGGAGTCCACATTGTAAACTGGAACAGCTCAG ACTTCGCCAGTGTGACCTGTCAGAGAGTAGCTGTGACgctctgtcctcagtcctcagctcccagtcctctagtctgagAGTTGTGGACCTCAGTTTCAACGACTTGAAGGACTCAGGGCTGAAGATGTTGTCTGTTGGTCTGAAGAGTCCTCACTGTAAACTGGATCAGCTCAG tctgtccctctgtggactgtcccctcacagctgtgggcctctggcctcagtcctcagctcctccagtctcacacacctggatctcagtcacaacgacctccaggactcaggagtggagctgctgtgttctggactgaagagcgccccctgcagactggAGACGCTCAG GCTGTCTGGATGTCTGGTCtcacagaggggcggggctgctctggcctcagctctgagctccgccccctcccacctgagagagttagacctgagctacaaccatccaggaccctcagccgagctcctgaccgctctacaggaccagcgccccctgctgtctgtcag actGAGTCCTGCTGGAGAACGATGGATGAATCCGATCTGGAGAT atttctgtgatctcactctggatccaaacacagctcacagaaaactcaaactgtctgacaacaacaagaaggtgacatgtgtgacagaggagcagccgTATCCAGATCATCAGGACAGATTTGAGATCAGGCCTCAGATTCTGTGTTCCACTGGTCTGACTggtcgctgttactgggaggtccaGTGGAGAGGAGATGTTTGTATATCAGTGTCTTACAGAGGAATCAGAAGGAAAGGGGACAGTGATGACAGTGAGTTTGGAGGcaatgatcagtcctggagtctggAGTGTTCTGCAGGTGGTTTCTCTGTTTATCATAATAACAAACGCACCTCCCTCCCTCAGTCCTGCCCGTCCTCTTCTGGGACAgtctcagtgtttgtggactgtcctgctggctctctgtccttctacacagtctcctctgaccaactgacccacctccacaccttcaacaccacattcactcacactctGATCCCTGGGTTTGAGGTCTGGTCTGAAaactcctcagtgtctctgtgtccgacagactcaccctcctctgtgtaa